The DNA sequence GCTTCACCGGCGAGTAAGTCAGAACTGATATCCGAAGGCGATAATGAACTCAACACCGCCTTTTGCTCAGGTGACGCCGGTGCATCAATACGCTTGTAGACTGGTTCACCGTGACGCTTAACTAAGTTGTCGTAATAAATCGCTGGGTTTAGTCCAGTTACAGCCGTTATTTCAGCCGCTAATAACGCCAAGATAATACCATCTTTGTCGGTTGACCAAACATCGCCAGATAGCGTCAAAAAGCTCGCTCCAGCGCTTTCTTCACCACCAAACATCAGTTTGTGATCCGTCAAACCTTCAACAAACCACTTAAAGCCCACTGGAACTTCTAAAACTTTTTTGCCGTTTGCGGCAGCAACACGATCAATCATAGATGTTGAAACGAGTGTCTTACCAATTTCTAACGACGAATCCCACTCGGGGCGATTGTTAGATAAGTAATCAATACAAACCGCCAAATAGTGATTTGGATTCATTAATCCATGCGTGTTTGTGACGATACCGTGACGATCAAAATCAGGATCGTTGGCGACAGCGATGTCAAAGTCAGATTTCATTTGAATAAGACTCGACATAGCTTTTGCAGACGAGCAATCCATTCTGATTTTGCCATCTTTATCAAGCGTCATAAAAGAAAACGTAGGGTCGACTCTGTCGTTGACAATTTCTAAGTCTAAGTTATAACGCTCTTTGATTGCGGCCCAATACTCAATGCCTGATCCACCAAGTGGATCCACACCAATTTTTATCTTTTTATCAACAATTGCGTCAAAGTTGATCACGTTAGCAAGACCTTCAACATAATGTGAAATAAAATCTTGCTCTTTCACGTACCCTGTTTTTAGCGCTTCTGAAAACGGGAATAATTGCACATCGATTAGTTCACCAAGCAACAACTCGTTTGCTCGGTTTTCGATCCACTTCGTTGCTTTGCTATCAGCTGGACCACCATGTGGCGGGTTATACTTAATTCCACCGTCCTCAGGTGGATTGTGTGAAGGCGTAATGATGATGCCGTCTGCCAAAAACGCCGGATGCTCTTTGTTGTGCTCAATAATCAGGTTTGAGATTACTGGTGTTGGCGTATATCCACGATCTTTTTGAATTATTGTCTGAACTTCATTAGCCACCAGAACTTCAATCACTGATGCAAACGCGGCCTCTGATAAAGCGTGAGTGTCAAAACCCAAAAATAACGGACCTTCATAGTGCTGAGCCTGGCGGTATTCGCAAATCGCCTGTGTGATCGCTAAGACGTGTGTTTCATTGAATGTAGTATGAAGCGCACTGCCTCTGTGGCCAGATGTGCCAAAAGCTACTTTTTGCTCGGGAAACTTTTCAATATCAGGCTCATTTAGATAATAAGACGCCATTAAACGAGGAACGTTTATCAAATCTTTCGCTTGCGCTTTCGTGCCCGCTCTTGGATGCAATGCCATTTGCCTTCCTTAAATTAATTCTCTCAATTGTTCGGCTTGACTGTCGTCATAGCCTAATTGCTTTGCTACTTCAAAAATAATGAACTTTTTACGTGGCGTATTGTTGTTTGTAGTCACCCAGTAATCACTGTTTGGGATCTGTTTGGGCTTAATACTACTGCCACTCGCCTCGAGTTCAGATGCACTTAGGCCAAAGTAATTACGCTCGCGGCCTTTTATCTGTAACACTTCGCCAAAGCGATCGTTATGGGCACGATGTAATTTGCTTAAAACAAATAAAAATCGACCAACTGCACCTTTTTGAGTAGCCACTTCTTCTTTGTTTAGCACATTAAATACTGACGTGTTTGCACATACAGGTGCTGCCTGCTCGTCAACATTGGAATTACTTTCTTCGTCAGTGACTGACTTAGTCGTGCTGTCTGTAGCAGTCGCACTGTCTTTTTGCTGTAGCTCAACCTGAACTACTTTTTCTGAGATATTTTCCCATAACAAGCGACGTAAAATATCTGATGCAGATTCGCCGATTTGTTGTGTGTTCGCTGCGATGAACTGATATAAATCGTCATCTATCTGAATGTTTTTCATAAAATTCAATCGTTATTGTTGTTTTGATTTGTATGATCATTAACGATGATCGTTAAGGAAAGTTGCCGCATTATAACCAGATTTTTAATAGGGCTTAAAGCCCAATTGCATTAAACAACCGCGTAAGGGAAAATATAGTGTAAATATGCTGGTTATTGAGAAAACTATGACAATTAATTTTCAAAGCTTTGGTGAGGGTGAGCCCCTAGTCGTAATCCATGGCCTATTTGGTACTTCTGACAATCTAAAGGCAGTCGCAAAACAACTTAGTGATCAATTTAAAGTTTATCTAATCGATGCACCAGGACATGGCGACAGCACCTCACTTCCCCTACTCTCGTTAGAAAACATGGCCAATGCAGTTTTTGAGTTTTTAGAACAACAAAATCTCTCTACCGTATCCATATTAGGCCACTCACTTGGTGGAAAAATCGCAATGGAGTTAGCATTAAGACATCCAGACCGAGTAGAAAAGTTACTTGTCGCCGATATTGCCCCAGTCCAATATAAGCCAAGGCATGACGATATTATTTCAAGTTTAAAGGCGGTTCCGTTGACACAAATCAAATCCCGCCAAGAGGCTGATGCTATTTTAGCTAAAAAGATCTCAGAACCTGGTGTTCGCGGCTTTCTACTAAAAAGCTTAGCACGAGCAGATGGGGGATGGCGTTGGCGTTTTGATCTTGATCAGTTAGCAAATGATTATAACGAATTGATCAAAGGAAACTTGGAAGCAACCTATGAAGGCCCAGTCCTTATGATTATCGGCGGCGAATCAAACTACGTGTTGCCAGAGTACCGTAGTGAAATCGTCAATCGCTTCCCAAGTGCAGAAGCCAAAGTGATTGCTGGCGCTGGCCATTGGTTGCACGCCGAACGTCAAACGGCGTTTGTAAAAATATGTCGAGATTTTTTATTAAGATAGCTGAAACACGCTTTATTTTTTGTTAAAATCCGCCGCCGTTTCGATTTCAAATCGAAAAGTTGACGAAAATACCGTCACTGGCGTAGCGCATCACGATTATAGGAAACAAGATGACACCTGAGCAGTACGCAATTGCTGAACAACTGGGTTTAAACCTGTTCTTTTTGGCTATATTTGTTTTTATAGGCTTGGCTATTCAAGACGTATTAAAACAAGGCAAAGTGCCTAAGTTTGGTCGTATTGCTGTTTGGGTCGTATTGTTTTTAGGATGTGCTGGTTTTATCGCCAAAGGAGTTATCCAATTTTTCTGGGAAACCAACGGTTTATAACGGATACAGGTAATGGCAAAAGCGGCAATAGATAGAACGACGATAGATTTATTTGAGACCGAAAAGCAGCGTGGTCGCCCAAAATCGTCGCCCTACAGTCGAGAACAACAAGTTCGCATAAACAAGAAAAATCAATTAATGCGCGATAAGCAAGCTGGCTTAAAGCGTGTTGAGATTAAGTTGCACAAAGAGCTCTACGACAAAGCGACAATTATTGCAGAAGAGCGTGGACTTAGCCGGAGTGAATTACTCGCGCAACTTATAGACGAATCAATACAAAATTTAAGAGAAGGTTAAACTGATGGCAAGTGTAGGCATCTATTTTGGTAGTGATACTGGTAACACAGAGCACGTTGCAAAAATGATTCAAAAAGAATTAGGTAAAAACCTAATTGACGTTCATGACATCGCAAAAAGTACAAAAGAAGAGATTGCTGAATACGACCTGATCTTATTTGGTATACCAACTTGGTACTACGGTGAAGCACAGTGTGACTGGGATGATTTTTTTCCAGAATTAGAGCAAATCGACTTTGATGGCAAATTAGTTGCGATCTTTGGCTGTGGTGACCAAGAAGATTATGCAGAATACTTCTTAGACGCAATGGGTATGGTTAGAGATATAGTAGAAGCCAAAGGCGCCATTTTAATGGGCAAATGGTCGACTGATGGTTACGACTTTGTTGCATCAAAAGGATTAGCAGACGACGACCACTTTGTGGGTCTTGGCATTGATGAAGATCGCCAACCAGAATTAACAGAACAACGCGTCAAACAATGGTGTGCTCAAATTCGTGAAGAAATGTGTTTAGATGAATTAGCCTAATGGCTTAATTCTTAAAACGTTAAACAAAAGCCAGCTTACAAGCTGGCTTTTTTGTTTTGACTGAATACTTAATAGAGCAAAGTAACAACCACAGCGACGATGGCAGCCCCTACAAAATTGAGTACCACACCGTGTTTAGCCATGTCTTTTATGGTCAATTGACCTGACGCAAAAACAATTGAATTTGGCGCGGTCGCAACAGGCAAGCAGAATGCAAAACTACAAGAAATGACCGCTGGGATCATTATCAGCTCGATAGGAATGCCCTTCTCCATAGCGACACTTGCAAGGATAGGCATGAACAAGGTAGCGGTCGCTGTATTTGATGTCACCTCAGTTAAAAACGATAGACTTAAGCACAGCGCAAAAAGCAATAATAACAATGGTAAGTCAAAAACACCCGACAACGACTGACCAATTAACTCACTTAAACCAGACGCAGCAAACCCTTTTGCCAAACAAATACCACTACTAAATAGAATAAGCATATCCCAAGGTATTGTCTTGGCTTTATCCCAAGTAAGAACAGGCTGATTGTTATCTGTTTTTATCAAGGCCATGAGTAATGCCCCAAACAACGCGATAGTTGCGTCGCCTACTTGTGCCATGCCTGTCAATTCAGCCCAGCCACCAAATGGATGTTTTCTGAATACCCATAAAAAAGCGATAAAGATAAACACAGCAATGGCGCTTTTTTCTGCTTTATTCCACGCACCAACTTCAGGTAAGTCAATCTTGTGACTCAACGAAATACCTCTGGTTAAAACTAGGGCTACCACAGGTATCGTAATAACAACAATGGGAACCCCCAATTTCATCCATTGCAAAAAGCCATATTCTTGCCCTGCCGTTGCTTCATATACAGACGCAAAAATCACGTTAGGCGGTGTGCCAATTAAGGTACCTACGCCGCCTATACTTGCGGAATACGCTAGGCCGAGTAATAACACTACGGCAAACTTATGGTTGTTAGCGGATAAAGCGACTGCGGTAGCAACTGGTATCAGAGCTAATACCGTTGCTGTGTTTGAGATCCACATAGACAAAATCGCACTAGCCGCCATAAACGCAAAAACAATTCGAAATGCGCTAGTGCCGCCTAAAAATGAAATAATATTAAATGCAATTCTTTTATGTACTCCTGATGACTCTAGGCCTTTAGCCAACAAAAAGGCACCAAGAAGTAAAATAATAACGTGACTACCAAAAGCAGAAGACGCTTCTTTAAAGTCTATCACCCCAAAACTAGGTAACATTATAAAAGGGATCAGTGATGCAAAAGGTATTGGTACAGCTTCTGTAATCCACCATAGGCCGACCCAAGTTGTCACTCCTAATGTAACCGCTATTTCATAACTTTGACCCAAACCTGAAGTTAAAGTCGCAACCAAAATGGCAATGATAGGAGCTAACCAAATAAAATGATTTTTTTTCATATTGAACTCCAGCCTAATCAACTTTAACCGTGTTTGACTCACGAATTTTAGTAACGCGTTGCTTAGCGAGAGATATTTTCGAACGGTTGATGTCTATCTTTCTTGCCTTAAGTTGTTGAATTAATTGGCCTTGTCTCTTCGAATCTTGTAAGTTTTCTGACTCTAGCGAATCGAGCAGTTCATCTACCATTGCAGGCTGATTACAAATTAATAAAAAGTCACAACCTGCTAAAGTCGCTTTTAAAGCACGTTCTTTGTATGACAAAAGTTGAGTTATGCCTTCGGCTCCCTTTGTTTGAGACGCGCCTACCATTGCTAAATCATCACTGAATACAGCACCATCAAAATTCATTTGTTGTTTAAGAATTGAGTCTATCCATTTTTTACTGTATCCCACAGGTTGGTCACAGATGTTAGTGAATTGAATGTGTGCGGGCATTATTCCTTTTAGTAAGTTTCCTTTGGTGAGGTGGTTAAACGGTATCAAATCACGATCCATCAATTCACTTAATGTACGTGTATCGACTGGGGTATGAAAATGCGAGTCTTCTTTTGTCGAACCATGTCCGGGAAAATGCTTACCGACACTTGCCATGCCAGCCTCCTGCATTCCAAGTACAAAACTACTTGCATATTTACCCGCTAGAAACGCAGAGTTTGAAAACGCTCTATCACCGATAACATCGGAGCCATTATTTATATCCAAAACTGGCGCGAGAGATATATCAATACCGTGCTCTATTACTTCACTTGCCATTAAATAGCCGATGTCAGATAACACTTCTTGTTCTTTTAGATCATTTTCTTCAATAAAGTCTGTCAGAGTTAACATCGATGGTAAATGCGTAAAACCATCCTTCTTGAATCTCTGAACACGCCCTCCTTCATTATCGACAATAATCAGTAAATCGTTGTCATTAGCAAGGCGGATTTGTTGCGTTAGGTTCGTAAGTTGCTCACTGTTTTCAAAGTTGCGGCTAAATAAAATGACACCAGCGACAATGGGGTGTGAAATACGTTTTTTTTCTTGGTCAGTTAGCTCAGTTGAAGCGACGCACACAAATAAGCTGCGCTTGTTTAACGATTGAGTTTGTAAAGTCATGAGAAGAGACTGCCATTATTGTTATTATTCTAGAAAGATTTTACACTCAAATACTACCTAACAAATTGGCTTCAAACAAAGTATAAATCTATCGGGAAAATAATAATGAAAAAAAGGACTCTTTCTGTTTTGGTGACCATGCTCGTCAGCAGTGCATATGCAAACGCAACAGCTTCTTCAACGAGCGATAATGCAGATACGAAATCAAATCCAGCTACGGCTCGTCTTGTCGATGAAATAATAACCGCTAAAACAATCAAAAGAGTGGAGCCTAAGTTCCCAATTGTGGCCGCGCGAAACGGACATGAAGGTTGGGTAGAAATCAGCTATGTAGTTGATAAGGACGGTAATGTAGTAGAACCATTTGTTACCGACAGTCTCGGCCACAACGCTTTTAAATCAGTTGCATTAACTGCAGTTAAACAATGGCAATTTGAGCCAGCGATGCGAAATGGTGAAGCAATAGAGTCTTGCCAAAATCAGGTAAGAATGGAGTTTTCGCTCACTAATCAAAAGCTATCAAGAAGCTTTTACTCTTTTTACAAATCCACAAATGCGCTATTACAAGAAAACAAACTAGAGCAAGCAAAACAAGAGTTGAGTGACACCCGCTTTAAAAATGACAGTAATTTGTTAGAACAAAGCTATTTAAGCATGCTTTGGGCTGATTATTTTCAAAAAACCAATCAACCAAGAAAACAGCTTAAGCAGCTTTATAACGTAACAAGTAATGTTAAGCAGCTCTACAAAAGCGATAGATTTAGCCCTGAAGTCCATTTATATAATCTTCAACAGCGCTTTATTGCCGAATTAAATACCCAGCAATTCGCAAATGCCCTTGATACTTTTGAAGGCATCACCAAGTTTGATACGCCCACTGCAAAGACAATAATTACCAACTTTCAACCATATGTAGATCAAATTCTCGCTTTAAAAGAGACATCCAAAGCCATCATTCACGACGGTACAATTAGCGAAAATGGTCGTTGGCACCACAGGTTGTATAAACACGGATTTAGCTTGTCAGATGTAAGTGGCAATCTGTCTCGATTAGATATTCGCTGTAACGGTCACCGCGTGACATATGTTCCAAACCCCAATAACTACTGGGACATTCCTGCTTCTTGGGGAAGCTGTCATTTGTACATCGAAGGCGATAAGGGCGCCAATTTTAAACTAGTTGAAAGCAACAAAGCGTAAAACCACTTAATCAATCATTATCGGCACTCATTTCACAATTGAGTGCCGTTTTCTTCCTGTCATTACATTAGGTTTTTATATATAATCCCGACCCGGTTTTCGAGTGACGTTTTACTTGAAAACAAATCGATTAATTGAGTGATATAGGCCTTGCATGACCGTTGAAAAATTTACCCCTAATAAAACCACTACGTTAGAAACCCCTAAAAAGGTATTGAAAGAAAGCGCAGCACTAAGCGAAGGTCAATCTTTTGATCTTGGTAGTCGAATTGGTTTTATTAGTCTTGGTTGTCCAAAAAACCTAGTCGATTCGGAGCGTATCCTAACTCAACTTCGCACTGAAGGTTATGAAGTGGTTAACACCTATCATGATTCTGACCTGGTTATTGTAAATACCTGTGGATTTATTGACAGTGCGGTTCAAGAGTCTTTAGATACAATCGGCGAAGCACTAAAAGAAAATGGACGCGTAATCGTGACCGGGTGTTTAGGTGTTAAAGACGATGAAATCAGAGAAGTCCACCCTAACGTACTCGCCGTCACCGGTCCACATGCATACGAAGAAGTGCTTAACCAAGTACACGAATACTTGCCAAAGCCTGTTCACAACCCTTTTGAAGATCTGATCCCTGATCACGGCGTTAAATTAACTCCAAAACACTTTGCCTATTTAAAAATATCTGAAGGCTGCAACCACAGATGTACGTTCTGTATCATACCTTCAATGCGCGGTGATTTAGTCAGCCGCCCAATTGGTGAAGTTCTGTCTGAAGCCGAGCGCTTAAAAGCCGCTGGCGTTAAAGAATTACTTATCATTTCACAAGACACCAGTGCTTATGGTGTAGATGTTAAACACAAAATGGATTTTTGGAACGGAATGCCAGTAAAAACTGACATGAAATCTTTGTGTGAAAAACTCGGTGAAATGGGCTTGTGGGTTCGCCTTCACTACGTATATCCGTACCCTTCTGTTGATAAAACAGTACCACTGATGGCGGAAGGTAAAATTCTTCCTTACTTGGACATTCCATTTCAGCACGCAAGTCCAAAAGTCTTAAAAGCGATGAAGCGACCTGGCCAAGCAGAAAAAGTCCTAGAGCGCATTAACAAATGGCGCGAGCTATGTCCGGAAATTGTCATCCGTTCTACCTTTATCGTCGGTTTTCCGGGTGAAACAGAAGAAGACTTCGAATTTTTGTTAGATTGGTTAGAGCAGGCACAGCTCGATCGCGTAGGTTGTTTCAAGTACAGCCCAGTAGAAGGTGCCAAGGCGAACGAATTAGGTAACGAAGTACCTGAAGACGTTAAAGAGCAACGCTATATTCGTTTCATGGAAAAACAGCAAGCTATCAGTACCCAAAAATTAAAAGCGCGCATCGGTACAGAAATGCAAGTACTCATCGATGAAGTTGATGAAGAAGGCGCTATCGGTCGCTGCTATGCCGATGCACCAGAGATTGACGGTATGGTTTACCTAAATGGAGAACAAGGTGTAGCGCCTGGCGATCTAGTTACGGTAAAAATTGAAGAATCTGATGAGTACGATTTGTGGGGTACTTTGGTACAAAAGTAACCGAAAAAACTATTTAGGACTTCGATTACGGTTCTAAAGTTGAATTTGTTGCGTATAATGAAATTAATTTCGACACAAAAAGAATAAGTAGATATGAGCGAAAACGATCAGCAGTTAAAAAATGCCGGCTTAAAGGTAACCTCTCCAAGACTTAAAGTATTGGAAGTAATGAAGAGCCTAAAAGACGAGCACATCAGTGCAGAAGACTTATATAAATTAATGTTAGAGCATGATGAAGAAATCGGTTTAGCCACTATATATCGCGTTTTAAACCAATTCGATGATGCCGGTATCGTCACACGCCACCACTTTGAAGGCGGCAAATCTGTGTTTGAACTAGCAAACAAAAAACACCATGACCACCTAGTTTGTCTAGACTGCGGCAAGGTAATGGAGTTTGAAGATGACGTTATCGAACAACGACAAGAAGCGGTAGCTAAAGAATTTGGCATCGAACTAACTCATCACAGCTTGTATTTGTACGGTCACTGTAAAGACCAAAACTGTTCAGAAAAGTAAAAAAGGGCCTAGTGCCCTTTTTTATTGTCTTTATTAAGAAGCGTCTACCGTAAATACGGGTTATGTGCTCGTTCATTACCTATGGTAGATGTTGGACCATGGCCCGACAAAAACTGGTAATCATCGTCAAGCGTAAGTAAGTTATTCTTAATTGACGTTATTAAAGTATCAAAGTCACCGCGCGGAAAATCAGTGCGACCAATACTGCCATTGAATAACACGTCACCCACCCAACACCATTTGTGTTTGTGATTAATAAAAACAACATGGCCCGGCGTGTGACCAGGGCAAAAGCGAACTTCTAGTTCAAGATCACCAACGGATACAACGTCTTTATCATTTAACCACTGCGTTGGTTCAAAGACTTTTGCCTCAGGAAATTGAAACATTCGAGATTGATCAGCTAGTTTGTCAATCCAAAAGCTATCTTCTTTATGAGGACCGATAATTGGCAAATCCAACTGCTTAGATAAGTCCTCTGTACCACCTGCGTGATCTATGTGTGCGTGAGTGATTAAAATCTTTTCTGGTTCTACTTTTAGCGCTTTTAATCGTTCAACGATACGCTCAACTTCGCCACCAGGATCGACAATTGCGGCTTTGTTTGTGTCGGTGCAAATAATAATGCTGCAGTTTTGTTGAAAAGGCGTGACGGGCAATACTTCAATTTTCATTTAGCGTCCTGTTACTTCTAATAATGGCCTCATACCGACCACTGTTTTTTAGCAATTTTAACCCTTCGTTTAACTGATTGATATAGTAACTGCAGTTATTAAAAAACTTTGCACAGACCAAAAAGTAAGGTTCTTTGTGCAAGACTTGTTCTTCAAAAAGCTCAAGTCTTTGCCTTTCCTCGTCGGTTAAATAATTCATTAGATAAAAAGCCATCGACTTTTCTATCAATATTGCATCTAATTGGCCGTCTAATAACTTTTTAATCGCGCTAAAGTCAGATAGCGTTTTTTCTGTATTTAAGTACTGAATGTAGGAGTCAAACACTTCGCCATAACTTTGAATGTGTGACAATCCAATTTTATAAGGCCTTAATTGATCAAAACGCGTCCAATAAAAACGTACCGCCTTTCGTGCTAAAAACACATACTCCGCCTGGTAGATGGGTTTGGAAAACAACCAGCTTTTTTCTCTTTGCTTATTAATATGCCACCAAAACGACAGCACTTTTTCGCTATCGACACTGAGCTTTACATCAGTCCATGGTAGTTGTTTTATATCTGTTGAGACTTGTTTGGCAGAAAGGGCGCTTTCTACAATTTGCGTGGCGATCCCGGTAATTTTTCCATTCTGCTCCATAATGTATGGTGGCGAATAATCAATAACTATCTTAATAGCCGGTTTGGATTGATTGTTAACTTGACCGTAGCTAGAAGGAGCAAAAGCCATCACCACTAAGGCACAGTAAATAAACAAGATAATACGTTGAACAAGTCGCATATGTTTTTTATCCTGTCGCTAATAAGAAAAAAGGAAGATGTATATGGCGTTACCGCAAAACAAACTCAACGCGCTTGGCCTAGTTTATAAAGCAATCACAAGAAAGGCGTCAGACTTAGATGAGTTTAAACCATTTTCCATAAGGATAGATAACTATTACCCTTCTAGCTCTACTTTAACTGGATTTGAAGAACAAATTTGCGCTGTAGATGATTTAGTGTCTTTCACCTTCAATGCGACCTTCCCTATATTGTTACAAACCATTGTACAAAGTAATATTCCAAGCCGTTTGTTGGGGTTGATCCATTTAAGTACAGCTTTTACTAAAATCAGAGCGCATAACTGGCGGCTGCCATCAGATATAGAAGTAAGCATAACCCATGCTAACGAAACGCGAAAAGGCATCGAGTACACAATAGAAACAAAAGTGTTTCAGTTTAAGCGTTTAACAATAACCAATACTAATATTATGTTGGACAAATCTACTGCACAAAAACGCTTTACTCTACCTAGCGTATCACAGAATAACTGGTTACACCTCAGCACAAAAAGTATTTTAAGCCGCGACGCGAGAAAGTACGCGCTTCACTCTAAGGATTTTAATCCAATCCACATGAGTAATTGGTTAGCAAAGCAGTTTGGTTTACCTCATATGTTAATCCACGGTATGTACAACGTTCATTGGATGCTTACAGAAATTTCTTCAAACAAAGAATTTTTGAATCATCCTGAATGGGATACTTTGGAAGTGAATTTTAACAAACCCTGCTATTTGCCAGCCACGGTTGAACTAAAACAAGATCCAAACTGTGACTCTTTTGGGTTGTTCTCGCTAGATGGTCAAAGTCGCTACGTCATAATGACTCTTTCTTGATTAAAAGGCACAAAAAAAGGAAGCCTGAGCTTCCTTTTATACAAAATCAAAAATTTGATTATGCAGCTAGTGCTTCGTTTGCTTTAGTAACTAAAACAGCGAAAGTAGCTTGGTCGTGAACAGCGATGTCCGCTAGGATCTTACGGTCAACTTCGATAGACGCCTTTTTCAAGCCGTTCATGAACTTGCTGTAAGATAAACCGTTTTGACGTGCCGCAGCGTTGATACGAGCAATCCATAATTGACGGAAAACACGTTTCTTTTGACGACGGTCACGGTATGCGTATTGACCCGCTTTTGTTACAGCTTGGAATGCTACGCGGTAAACACGTGAACGTGCACCGTAATAACCTTTAGCTGCCTTTAGTACTTTTTTGTGACTCTTACGAGCTTGTACACCACGTTTAACTCTTGCCATTGTTCAGTCTCCTCTATTAAGCGCCAGCTAACATACGATCGATTAACGGCTTATCTACCGCTGCAACCATAAGTTTGCTACGTAAATGACGTTTACGCTTAGAGCTCTTCTTAGTCAAAATGTGACGTAAGTGAGACTGTTTACGTTTGTAACCGCCTGAAGCAGTCTTTTTAAAGCGCTTTGCCGCGCCGCTGTGAGTTTTCATTTTAGGCATTGCCTAGACTCCGCATTGTTAAATGTTAAAAAAATAGTGATAAGGCGAGTTTTGATTTCTCAAAGCCTACTTTGAAGGCCTTAGTCACTTACTGTGTTT is a window from the Psychrosphaera ytuae genome containing:
- the rimO gene encoding 30S ribosomal protein S12 methylthiotransferase RimO, coding for MTVEKFTPNKTTTLETPKKVLKESAALSEGQSFDLGSRIGFISLGCPKNLVDSERILTQLRTEGYEVVNTYHDSDLVIVNTCGFIDSAVQESLDTIGEALKENGRVIVTGCLGVKDDEIREVHPNVLAVTGPHAYEEVLNQVHEYLPKPVHNPFEDLIPDHGVKLTPKHFAYLKISEGCNHRCTFCIIPSMRGDLVSRPIGEVLSEAERLKAAGVKELLIISQDTSAYGVDVKHKMDFWNGMPVKTDMKSLCEKLGEMGLWVRLHYVYPYPSVDKTVPLMAEGKILPYLDIPFQHASPKVLKAMKRPGQAEKVLERINKWRELCPEIVIRSTFIVGFPGETEEDFEFLLDWLEQAQLDRVGCFKYSPVEGAKANELGNEVPEDVKEQRYIRFMEKQQAISTQKLKARIGTEMQVLIDEVDEEGAIGRCYADAPEIDGMVYLNGEQGVAPGDLVTVKIEESDEYDLWGTLVQK
- the fur gene encoding ferric iron uptake transcriptional regulator — encoded protein: MSENDQQLKNAGLKVTSPRLKVLEVMKSLKDEHISAEDLYKLMLEHDEEIGLATIYRVLNQFDDAGIVTRHHFEGGKSVFELANKKHHDHLVCLDCGKVMEFEDDVIEQRQEAVAKEFGIELTHHSLYLYGHCKDQNCSEK
- a CDS encoding MBL fold metallo-hydrolase, which translates into the protein MKIEVLPVTPFQQNCSIIICTDTNKAAIVDPGGEVERIVERLKALKVEPEKILITHAHIDHAGGTEDLSKQLDLPIIGPHKEDSFWIDKLADQSRMFQFPEAKVFEPTQWLNDKDVVSVGDLELEVRFCPGHTPGHVVFINHKHKWCWVGDVLFNGSIGRTDFPRGDFDTLITSIKNNLLTLDDDYQFLSGHGPTSTIGNERAHNPYLR
- a CDS encoding substrate-binding periplasmic protein, with product MRLVQRIILFIYCALVVMAFAPSSYGQVNNQSKPAIKIVIDYSPPYIMEQNGKITGIATQIVESALSAKQVSTDIKQLPWTDVKLSVDSEKVLSFWWHINKQREKSWLFSKPIYQAEYVFLARKAVRFYWTRFDQLRPYKIGLSHIQSYGEVFDSYIQYLNTEKTLSDFSAIKKLLDGQLDAILIEKSMAFYLMNYLTDEERQRLELFEEQVLHKEPYFLVCAKFFNNCSYYINQLNEGLKLLKNSGRYEAIIRSNRTLNEN
- a CDS encoding MaoC/PaaZ C-terminal domain-containing protein, which encodes MALPQNKLNALGLVYKAITRKASDLDEFKPFSIRIDNYYPSSSTLTGFEEQICAVDDLVSFTFNATFPILLQTIVQSNIPSRLLGLIHLSTAFTKIRAHNWRLPSDIEVSITHANETRKGIEYTIETKVFQFKRLTITNTNIMLDKSTAQKRFTLPSVSQNNWLHLSTKSILSRDARKYALHSKDFNPIHMSNWLAKQFGLPHMLIHGMYNVHWMLTEISSNKEFLNHPEWDTLEVNFNKPCYLPATVELKQDPNCDSFGLFSLDGQSRYVIMTLS
- the rplT gene encoding 50S ribosomal protein L20; amino-acid sequence: MARVKRGVQARKSHKKVLKAAKGYYGARSRVYRVAFQAVTKAGQYAYRDRRQKKRVFRQLWIARINAAARQNGLSYSKFMNGLKKASIEVDRKILADIAVHDQATFAVLVTKANEALAA
- the rpmI gene encoding 50S ribosomal protein L35, which produces MPKMKTHSGAAKRFKKTASGGYKRKQSHLRHILTKKSSKRKRHLRSKLMVAAVDKPLIDRMLAGA